In the genome of Cellvibrio sp. KY-YJ-3, one region contains:
- a CDS encoding efflux RND transporter periplasmic adaptor subunit produces the protein MNDAQSHDINPAWQRLESLRPSLPRHIHIQRRDYNGERWYLLQDKSNGRFHRLSPPAWRLISAMDGRNNLTQVLSAAAKPEFYTCAEDVPTQDDLIHLLQYLHVADLLVCDLPPSTRELFARQEQKKQQRWLRLLMNPLTWHLPLGNPDRLLNKLMPLARLSASRTMGISWLVVVAYALLQAGNHWSELTQGQLQRLLSPGNLLLLWLTYPFFKVLHELGHGLFTKVWGGQVNDCGVVFVVGTPLPYVDASAATGFQSKRQRLMVGAAGMAVEIFLASLALLLWIQVPSGFFSDFLYNIIIIGSVSTLFFNGNPLMRFDGYHLLTDAFDLPNLATRANQQVSYLLRRYAYGVSEIFSPAQTNREAAVLTCYSIAAFGYRLFILFFIILLVASYFPLAGLIVGAWLIFFQLCWPLIKAIRFLMADKQLLAVRQRAVTITGAFVLAFFSFLLWVPMPESTSVEAVIWLPEEARVKVESSGEVQEVLVNNGDQVTQGQVLVRLHNPALTTNLAVQQAHLREFEARYQQAWVSDRTQAQLLQQDIDAISAEIELLQSRVNSLVVRSPTAGTVRLLRQHHLPGSFFTQGDELAIIERADKVRVRTALLQEEIGLVRQATRHVSVRLASNPSRHIHGELLQQLPIATFELPSQVLGAQGGGRLAVDAQQPSGTRVTEQVFLLDIVLHDFQQMGHYGERTYVKFSHPARPLLAQWYSTLQQVFIRHFS, from the coding sequence ATGAATGACGCCCAATCACATGATATTAATCCTGCGTGGCAGCGGCTCGAATCATTACGTCCCTCACTGCCGCGACATATCCATATCCAACGCCGCGATTACAACGGTGAGCGCTGGTATTTATTGCAAGATAAAAGTAATGGTCGCTTTCATCGCTTGAGCCCACCAGCGTGGCGTTTAATTAGCGCGATGGATGGGCGAAATAATTTAACGCAGGTTTTATCCGCTGCTGCCAAACCAGAGTTTTATACCTGTGCGGAGGATGTGCCCACGCAGGATGATTTAATTCACCTGTTGCAATATTTGCATGTGGCCGATTTATTGGTGTGCGATTTACCGCCCAGCACGCGCGAATTATTTGCACGACAAGAACAAAAAAAGCAGCAGCGCTGGCTGCGCTTATTAATGAACCCGCTCACCTGGCACCTACCACTCGGCAACCCGGATCGCTTGCTCAATAAGCTCATGCCCCTAGCGCGATTGTCGGCGAGCAGGACCATGGGAATCTCGTGGTTGGTTGTAGTGGCTTACGCATTATTGCAGGCCGGTAATCATTGGAGTGAACTCACGCAAGGGCAGTTGCAGCGTTTGCTGTCGCCGGGAAATTTGTTGTTGCTCTGGCTTACCTATCCATTTTTTAAAGTGCTGCATGAGTTGGGTCACGGATTATTTACCAAAGTATGGGGTGGCCAGGTGAATGATTGCGGGGTGGTATTTGTGGTGGGTACACCCTTACCCTACGTGGATGCGAGTGCCGCGACCGGATTTCAATCCAAACGCCAGCGACTAATGGTGGGCGCCGCTGGTATGGCGGTGGAAATATTTTTAGCGTCGCTTGCACTGTTATTGTGGATCCAAGTTCCCTCCGGTTTTTTCAGTGATTTTTTATACAACATCATTATTATCGGCAGCGTGTCCACATTGTTTTTTAATGGCAATCCGCTCATGCGTTTTGACGGTTACCACCTGCTCACTGATGCATTTGATTTACCTAACCTTGCTACCCGCGCCAATCAACAAGTGAGTTATTTGTTGCGCCGCTATGCCTATGGTGTAAGCGAGATTTTCTCCCCGGCACAGACAAATCGTGAAGCAGCGGTGCTCACGTGCTACAGCATTGCCGCATTTGGTTATCGCCTGTTTATTTTGTTTTTTATTATTTTATTGGTGGCGAGTTATTTCCCCCTGGCGGGTTTGATTGTTGGCGCTTGGCTGATTTTCTTTCAATTGTGTTGGCCGCTAATAAAAGCGATACGTTTTTTAATGGCTGATAAACAATTATTGGCGGTGCGTCAGCGCGCGGTGACAATCACCGGTGCCTTTGTGTTGGCTTTTTTCTCTTTTCTCTTGTGGGTTCCTATGCCGGAATCGACTTCTGTTGAAGCTGTTATCTGGTTGCCGGAAGAGGCGCGGGTAAAAGTGGAATCCAGCGGGGAAGTGCAGGAGGTGTTGGTTAATAACGGCGATCAGGTTACGCAGGGGCAGGTGCTGGTGCGTTTACACAATCCTGCGCTCACTACCAATTTAGCAGTGCAGCAAGCGCATCTCCGCGAATTTGAAGCGCGTTATCAACAGGCATGGGTCAGTGATCGCACCCAGGCGCAATTACTACAGCAGGATATCGATGCCATCAGTGCTGAAATCGAATTGTTGCAATCGCGAGTGAACAGTCTGGTGGTGCGTAGCCCCACCGCCGGAACAGTACGCCTATTGCGTCAGCACCATTTGCCGGGCAGCTTTTTTACACAAGGCGATGAACTGGCGATTATTGAGCGCGCAGACAAGGTGCGCGTGCGCACTGCCTTGTTACAAGAAGAGATAGGTTTGGTGCGTCAGGCCACACGTCATGTTTCAGTTCGTTTAGCGAGTAACCCTTCACGCCATATTCATGGTGAGCTTTTGCAGCAACTGCCAATCGCCACTTTCGAATTGCCGAGTCAAGTGCTGGGGGCACAGGGCGGAGGCAGGCTTGCGGTAGATGCGCAGCAACCCAGCGGAACCCGTGTGACTGAGCAAGTATTTTTGTTGGATATAGTGCTGCATGATTTTCAGCAAATGGGACATTATGGTGAGCGTACCTATGTGAAGTTTTCACACCCGGCACGGCCCTTGTTAGCGCAGTGGTACAGTACTTTGCAACAAGTATTCATTCGTCATTTCTCTTAA
- a CDS encoding efflux RND transporter periplasmic adaptor subunit encodes MQSFNNKLKTWLATQCQMLGGVSAAMLVQVNNGTQHLLARWPGADAISEPLRMLLAQVVIKQRLQLEQVDEHHYRLAHPLIIDGNFWGVVALEVSVADKKALTGMLKELKLGQFWLQFLLHQQSDSPALEREVQEVPATTPAADYQLAALQLGTILLKENSLQEVAISLVNMVASQLGATRVSLGLLHKQTLRLQAVSYSAHFDPRTQAMQAVTEAMNEALEQGLRISYSPVEPADETLAVAITRAHQQLQQSQQLQSVSSFPIRKGDRLLGVLTIELDKQTKLSQTQQLFIQAALHFAGGLIALRQDAGAGFKQLVARSIGQRMQRWFGVDAWRSRVALAAALLLLMGLFVPISYRITADARLQTSEKYLVVSPQDGYLGEVLVRPGDSVTKAALLASLKDEDLLLERRKLASQVQRYRQAYDAALANSDRVEAAIANAQMDQAAIQLRLIEQQLQRTQLLAPIDGIIVSDDISQKQGAPVKQGDVLFELAAANDFIVQLFVDERDIAALVPGQEGQVKLSSLPNQLFSALVKTITPISEVREGRNYFRVELLLMADAASDDDSIKNLLRPGMTGSGKITVGKRALGWIWFHDLWHWLRLSLWW; translated from the coding sequence ATGCAATCGTTCAACAATAAGCTCAAAACCTGGCTGGCAACCCAATGCCAAATGCTCGGTGGCGTCAGTGCCGCCATGCTGGTTCAGGTCAATAATGGAACCCAACATTTACTTGCCAGGTGGCCGGGTGCGGACGCGATAAGCGAGCCGCTGCGCATGCTATTGGCACAGGTGGTGATAAAACAGCGCTTACAGTTGGAGCAGGTGGATGAGCATCATTACCGCCTTGCGCATCCGTTAATTATCGATGGTAACTTTTGGGGAGTGGTGGCATTGGAAGTGAGTGTCGCCGATAAAAAAGCACTCACCGGAATGCTCAAAGAACTCAAGTTGGGGCAGTTCTGGTTGCAATTTTTGTTGCATCAGCAGAGTGATTCGCCCGCACTGGAACGGGAAGTGCAAGAGGTGCCAGCAACCACACCAGCTGCTGACTATCAACTCGCCGCCTTACAGCTGGGCACCATTTTATTAAAAGAAAATTCCCTGCAAGAAGTGGCGATTAGTTTGGTCAATATGGTTGCGTCGCAGTTGGGGGCTACGCGCGTGAGTTTGGGTTTATTGCACAAACAAACACTGCGCCTGCAAGCGGTGTCTTACTCGGCACACTTTGATCCGCGCACCCAAGCAATGCAGGCAGTGACTGAAGCGATGAATGAAGCGCTGGAGCAGGGGCTTAGGATTAGCTACTCCCCGGTGGAACCTGCGGACGAGACATTGGCGGTGGCGATTACTCGCGCTCATCAGCAATTGCAACAATCACAACAATTGCAATCGGTTTCCAGCTTTCCAATTCGTAAAGGTGATCGCCTGCTGGGCGTGCTTACAATCGAGTTGGATAAACAGACAAAACTTAGTCAGACACAACAGTTGTTTATTCAGGCGGCGCTGCATTTTGCTGGCGGTCTTATCGCGTTACGGCAGGATGCGGGCGCCGGGTTTAAACAACTGGTGGCACGCAGTATTGGCCAACGTATGCAGCGCTGGTTTGGGGTAGATGCTTGGCGCAGTCGTGTGGCATTAGCCGCTGCACTGCTGTTACTGATGGGGTTATTTGTGCCGATCAGCTATCGCATTACTGCTGATGCCAGGTTACAGACCAGCGAAAAATATCTGGTGGTATCCCCACAGGACGGTTATTTGGGCGAGGTATTGGTGCGCCCCGGCGACAGTGTGACTAAAGCAGCGTTGCTCGCATCCTTAAAGGATGAGGATTTACTGCTGGAGCGACGCAAACTGGCGAGTCAGGTACAGCGCTATCGCCAAGCCTATGATGCGGCTCTGGCGAATTCTGATCGTGTTGAAGCGGCAATTGCCAACGCACAAATGGATCAGGCGGCCATTCAATTGCGTTTAATCGAGCAACAATTGCAGCGCACCCAGCTGCTTGCGCCTATCGACGGCATTATCGTGTCAGATGATATTTCGCAAAAACAGGGGGCCCCGGTAAAACAGGGTGATGTGTTATTTGAGTTGGCGGCGGCGAACGATTTTATCGTGCAGCTTTTCGTGGATGAGCGCGATATCGCAGCGCTTGTGCCCGGTCAGGAAGGCCAAGTGAAATTGTCTAGTTTACCTAATCAACTTTTCTCTGCGCTTGTAAAAACCATTACGCCGATCAGTGAAGTGCGAGAAGGGCGCAATTACTTTCGCGTGGAATTGTTGTTGATGGCTGATGCAGCAAGTGATGACGACAGTATAAAAAATCTGCTGCGCCCCGGCATGACCGGCTCAGGCAAAATTACTGTTGGTAAGCGCGCGCTGGGCTGGATTTGGTTTCACGATCTCTGGCACTGGCTGCGTTTAAGTTTATGGTGGTGA
- a CDS encoding ATP-binding protein produces the protein MYGIFNLLKERPVVMLGSASLLILVGVTVLATWHAPRLLDAIHPFATLMAYNTALGFIACGLGLLAIVKKWQRTLVYSVVVLWGIGLLTLLDLLTSMELHTTDWFEIFLSDSPIHHQPISPTTSSAFLLAGAALLLGRATDGIATLIATLICLLLILIATAAVLGQGFGLLPNYVWLGIKLAPHTVIGLIAFALAIITLRYSAAINAFNRLNFFNRLVTGFIFMSLLFVAIGSIAMLQINSVATISQQLYSGPVQVNNAMLRIKAHVSKLNRGIKDVAVAPELMEERNLPDFITSSGQKIVAELVQLEQQPQHLIASAQLRSTLKDWQELLLDTYQQLAAGNVDYYRKIALEDSQAHTQKIENLCDEIIAQAQTEMHALNDQALLTKQHAGNLMLVVMLGFLLAGVLVAALITRSLSWQLQKIRVAMLELAQGNANIQIPFLDHPRDVGDMARTLKVFAQNIDERNKSTALLASHQKILEKINLQLAQTNKELETFAYVASHDLKSPLRGIAQLSTWIEEDLEEKQFSEVNKHTTMLRNRIQRMEKLLDDLLTFYRAGKTDGNLAEVDVAQMARELFDIQNTKAGLRLELAENLPCFSTLSTPFEQVLRNLFSNAIKHHDRDEGVIRINYQLLPNQYYEFSVCDDGPGIPEKFQQRVFGMFQTLKPRDELEGSGMGLALIKKIVATYGGHIKLVSEGRGCCFYFSWPQHIDKGVKDD, from the coding sequence ATGTACGGAATTTTTAACCTTTTGAAGGAGCGCCCGGTGGTAATGCTGGGCTCAGCAAGCCTACTAATACTTGTGGGAGTAACCGTGCTCGCCACCTGGCACGCCCCTCGCCTGCTGGATGCAATTCACCCCTTTGCCACGCTGATGGCATACAACACTGCATTGGGATTTATCGCCTGCGGCTTGGGCTTACTCGCTATTGTTAAAAAATGGCAGCGAACTTTGGTGTACAGCGTTGTTGTGCTGTGGGGCATTGGGTTACTCACCCTGCTCGATTTACTCACTAGCATGGAGTTACACACTACTGATTGGTTTGAGATTTTTCTGAGTGACTCACCCATTCACCACCAGCCCATATCACCCACCACCAGCAGCGCATTTTTATTAGCCGGCGCCGCATTGTTATTAGGGCGCGCGACGGATGGTATTGCAACGTTAATTGCCACGTTGATTTGCTTGTTATTAATTTTAATTGCCACTGCCGCAGTACTCGGACAGGGTTTTGGCTTGTTACCCAATTACGTATGGCTGGGAATTAAATTAGCGCCTCACACAGTTATTGGGTTAATTGCATTTGCATTGGCAATTATTACGCTGCGCTATTCAGCAGCAATCAATGCATTTAACCGGCTTAATTTTTTTAACCGGTTAGTGACCGGTTTTATTTTTATGAGCCTGTTATTTGTCGCTATAGGCTCTATTGCCATGCTGCAAATAAATAGTGTGGCGACTATTTCGCAACAACTTTATTCCGGGCCAGTGCAAGTAAACAATGCAATGTTGCGCATCAAAGCCCATGTGAGCAAGCTGAATCGTGGCATCAAAGATGTAGCGGTAGCGCCAGAGTTAATGGAAGAACGTAATTTGCCTGATTTTATAACTAGCTCCGGGCAAAAAATTGTGGCTGAACTGGTACAGCTTGAACAACAACCGCAGCACCTAATTGCCAGCGCACAACTGCGCAGCACATTAAAGGATTGGCAAGAGTTATTACTGGATACTTATCAACAATTGGCCGCAGGCAATGTCGACTATTATCGCAAAATTGCTCTGGAAGACAGCCAAGCCCACACCCAGAAAATTGAAAATTTATGTGATGAAATCATTGCGCAGGCGCAGACCGAAATGCATGCGTTAAACGATCAGGCACTGCTCACCAAGCAACATGCAGGCAATTTAATGCTGGTAGTTATGCTAGGCTTTTTGTTAGCGGGAGTTTTGGTCGCCGCACTTATTACCCGCAGTTTAAGCTGGCAGCTGCAAAAAATTCGCGTTGCTATGCTCGAGCTGGCACAGGGCAATGCCAACATTCAGATTCCCTTTCTGGATCACCCCCGAGATGTTGGTGACATGGCCAGAACACTCAAAGTATTCGCACAAAATATTGACGAGCGCAACAAATCAACAGCACTACTGGCCAGTCACCAAAAAATACTGGAGAAAATCAATTTACAACTTGCACAGACAAATAAAGAACTTGAAACATTTGCCTATGTTGCTTCACACGATTTGAAATCGCCGCTGCGGGGCATTGCCCAATTATCCACCTGGATTGAAGAAGATCTTGAGGAAAAACAATTTTCCGAGGTGAATAAACACACCACCATGTTGCGCAATCGCATTCAGCGCATGGAAAAACTACTGGATGATTTGCTCACCTTTTATCGCGCAGGCAAAACCGATGGCAATCTGGCTGAGGTAGATGTTGCGCAAATGGCCAGGGAGTTATTTGACATCCAAAACACCAAAGCCGGGCTGCGCCTTGAATTGGCAGAGAACCTGCCCTGTTTCAGCACTTTGAGCACGCCCTTTGAACAAGTGCTACGCAATTTATTTTCCAATGCAATTAAACATCACGATCGCGATGAAGGTGTTATTCGTATCAATTACCAACTACTGCCTAATCAATATTATGAATTCAGTGTATGTGATGATGGCCCCGGCATCCCCGAGAAATTTCAGCAGCGAGTATTTGGTATGTTTCAAACGCTGAAACCACGCGATGAATTGGAAGGTAGCGGCATGGGCCTCGCACTGATAAAAAAAATTGTCGCCACCTACGGCGGTCACATCAAACTTGTGTCAGAAGGACGTGGCTGCTGTTTTTATTTCAGCTGGCCGCAACACATAGACAAAGGCGTAAAAGATGACTGA
- a CDS encoding response regulator → MTDNFYPNLNPSQFKTVSLLIIDDDDIDATALRRALHKLKLLNPLYRAKDGVEALEMLRNGNVPSPYIILLDINMPRMNGIEFLEVLRADPELTHAIVFVLTTSKSDEDILAAYREHVAGYLLKQRMDSDFMQVIGLLDHYWRVIELPHPEQ, encoded by the coding sequence ATGACTGATAACTTCTATCCGAATTTAAACCCAAGCCAGTTTAAAACTGTCAGTCTTCTTATCATCGACGACGATGATATAGACGCAACGGCGTTGCGGCGTGCATTACATAAACTGAAATTGCTTAACCCGCTCTACCGTGCCAAAGATGGTGTGGAGGCCCTTGAAATGTTGCGTAATGGCAATGTGCCAAGCCCTTACATTATTCTGTTGGATATCAATATGCCGCGCATGAACGGTATTGAATTTTTGGAGGTATTACGCGCCGATCCGGAACTAACCCATGCGATCGTTTTTGTACTGACCACCTCCAAATCGGACGAAGATATTTTGGCAGCCTACCGTGAACATGTGGCCGGCTATTTACTTAAACAGCGTATGGACAGCGATTTTATGCAGGTGATTGGGTTGCTTGATCACTATTGGCGTGTGATTGAGCTACCACATCCCGAACAATAG
- a CDS encoding bifunctional diguanylate cyclase/phosphodiesterase, with the protein MKLLLIDDNELDRLAIIRTFKKTEWDITIAQACSASEGLAQFDSEDFDAVLLDYRLPDIDGMEVLQLLAKHPNHHAAVIILTGASADEDLEREFIEAGAQDVLFKSEIAHKHLTRAITHARTRHELEHQLQESHQRLRALAENDSLTGLANRYYFDESLRAAIQRTKRQQDQLALLFLDLDNFKFINDGLGHLIGDQVLMEVAKRLVDVVRAGDVVCRLGGDEFAILAHNFETHEAISQLAQRILEDLRRPIIVGNYEHSISSSIGIATYPEAGDSASDLLKAADMAMYRAKQDGRDNYQFFSPAMQAQMQERIHLEKELRALIPTDHFILFYQPIVDAQTFEVCGAEGLIRWDHPERGILPPSEFITLAEEIGLIGEIDSRSRLNACKQLAKWRKDGLVDEQFNMKFNVCAQLLTDDDLYRAIIADLTATGLPGHCVSLEITESILIENLGRTAEKLQMIRDYGIDIAVDDFGTGYSSIAYLKELPARTLKIDRKFVQDVPTNLADCRILRAMIVFAKSLDLIVVVEGVETREQARLCRDYGADLLQGYLFSKPLPPAAFEQFLRDHNAAEWNKRLSVLGALTG; encoded by the coding sequence ATGAAGCTATTACTGATTGATGACAACGAATTGGATCGCCTGGCGATCATTCGAACGTTTAAAAAAACCGAGTGGGATATCACTATTGCTCAGGCCTGCTCCGCGAGCGAGGGCCTCGCGCAATTTGATAGCGAAGATTTTGACGCTGTCCTGCTTGACTATCGCCTGCCCGATATCGACGGTATGGAAGTGCTGCAACTTCTCGCCAAACACCCCAATCACCACGCTGCCGTAATTATCCTCACCGGCGCCAGCGCCGACGAAGATCTGGAGCGCGAATTTATTGAGGCCGGTGCCCAGGACGTACTGTTCAAATCGGAGATTGCTCACAAACACCTGACCCGCGCCATCACCCATGCACGCACACGTCATGAATTGGAACATCAGTTACAAGAGAGTCACCAGCGCCTGCGTGCGCTGGCCGAGAATGACTCACTCACCGGGCTTGCCAATCGCTACTATTTTGATGAGAGCCTGCGTGCTGCAATTCAGCGCACCAAACGCCAGCAAGATCAACTTGCCCTGCTCTTTCTGGATTTGGATAACTTCAAATTTATCAATGACGGCCTAGGCCATTTAATTGGTGATCAGGTTTTGATGGAAGTGGCTAAACGTTTGGTTGATGTGGTGCGCGCGGGCGATGTGGTGTGCCGTTTGGGTGGCGATGAATTTGCGATTTTAGCGCATAACTTTGAAACCCACGAAGCCATCAGCCAGCTTGCGCAACGCATTTTAGAGGACCTGCGCCGCCCCATTATTGTGGGCAATTATGAGCACAGCATCTCCTCCAGTATTGGCATTGCCACCTACCCGGAAGCCGGTGACAGCGCCAGCGATCTGCTCAAAGCCGCGGATATGGCCATGTATCGCGCCAAGCAAGACGGGCGCGACAATTACCAATTTTTTTCACCGGCGATGCAAGCGCAAATGCAGGAGCGCATTCACCTCGAAAAAGAATTACGCGCACTGATTCCTACCGATCACTTTATTTTGTTCTACCAACCCATTGTCGATGCGCAAACCTTTGAAGTTTGCGGCGCCGAAGGCCTGATTCGCTGGGATCACCCCGAGCGCGGCATACTGCCACCAAGCGAATTCATCACCCTCGCTGAGGAGATTGGCCTGATTGGTGAAATTGACTCCCGCAGCCGTTTAAATGCCTGCAAACAACTGGCGAAATGGCGCAAAGACGGATTGGTGGATGAGCAGTTCAACATGAAATTTAATGTCTGCGCCCAACTGCTGACTGACGATGATCTCTATCGCGCTATTATTGCAGACCTTACTGCTACCGGCCTGCCCGGACATTGCGTCAGCCTGGAGATTACCGAATCAATCCTGATTGAAAACCTGGGGCGCACCGCAGAAAAACTGCAGATGATTCGCGACTACGGCATCGATATCGCGGTAGATGATTTTGGCACCGGCTATTCCTCCATCGCCTACCTGAAAGAATTACCCGCACGCACCCTGAAGATTGATCGCAAGTTTGTGCAGGACGTGCCCACTAATCTGGCTGATTGCCGGATTCTGCGCGCCATGATTGTGTTTGCCAAAAGCCTGGATCTGATTGTGGTCGTGGAAGGCGTAGAAACCCGCGAGCAGGCGCGTCTTTGCCGCGATTATGGTGCCGACTTACTGCAGGGATATTTATTCTCCAAACCCCTTCCACCCGCCGCATTTGAGCAATTCTTACGCGATCACAATGCAGCCGAGTGGAATAAGCGTCTCTCGGTATTGGGCGCACTCACCGGCTAA
- the trxB gene encoding thioredoxin-disulfide reductase, which yields MSDVQHHRLIILGSGPAGYTAAIYAARANLKPVVITGMQQGGQLTTTTEVENWPGGVHDLQGPDLMVQMQQHAERFDTQIVFDHIHETILTERPFKLIGSNTYTCDALIISTGASAQYLGLPSEEAFMGKGVSACATCDGFFYRGQKVAVVGGGNTAVEEALYLSNIASEVTLIHRRDKLKSEKILQDKLMAKVANGNIKVIWNHQLEEVLGNDSGVTGLRLKSTQDGATQEIDVAGVFIAIGHKPNTDIFEGQLDMHNGYIKVKSGLEGNATSTNIPGVFAAGDVADHIYRQAITSSGAGCMAALDAEKYLDDL from the coding sequence ATGAGTGACGTACAACACCACCGTTTAATTATTCTCGGCTCCGGCCCTGCCGGTTACACCGCTGCTATTTACGCCGCCCGTGCGAACCTCAAACCCGTTGTGATCACTGGCATGCAACAAGGTGGTCAATTAACTACCACCACTGAGGTGGAAAACTGGCCCGGCGGTGTTCACGACCTGCAAGGCCCGGATTTGATGGTGCAAATGCAGCAACACGCCGAGCGTTTTGACACCCAAATAGTATTCGACCACATTCACGAAACTATTCTGACCGAGCGCCCATTCAAACTGATCGGTTCCAATACCTACACCTGTGATGCGCTGATTATCTCTACCGGCGCTTCAGCTCAATACCTCGGCTTGCCTTCCGAAGAAGCCTTTATGGGCAAAGGTGTGAGCGCCTGTGCCACCTGTGATGGTTTCTTCTATCGCGGTCAAAAAGTTGCCGTGGTCGGTGGTGGTAATACCGCCGTGGAAGAAGCGCTGTATTTGTCTAACATCGCCAGTGAAGTAACGCTGATTCACCGTCGCGACAAACTGAAATCAGAAAAAATTCTGCAAGACAAGCTGATGGCCAAAGTCGCTAATGGCAACATCAAAGTGATTTGGAATCATCAACTGGAAGAAGTTTTGGGTAACGACTCCGGCGTGACCGGTCTGCGCTTGAAGAGCACTCAAGACGGCGCAACGCAAGAGATTGATGTCGCTGGTGTATTCATCGCCATTGGCCACAAACCCAACACTGACATCTTTGAAGGCCAATTGGATATGCACAATGGCTACATCAAGGTAAAAAGTGGCCTGGAAGGTAATGCGACATCAACCAATATTCCCGGTGTATTTGCTGCCGGCGATGTGGCTGACCACATTTACCGTCAGGCGATTACTTCCTCTGGGGCTGGCTGTATGGCTGCGCTGGATGCCGAGAAGTATCTGGACGATCTGTAA
- a CDS encoding DUF3313 family protein, with translation MKRLMKNLSVKLVLIALATGVIGGCSMTKPHEKDAALKADQAGLSAVEDSRFDGTFVAPNAQFAQYSKLLVEQLDLSEVKIRKQSTDKINDTPWELSDADRRYYQERYTEALMTNLIVDGRFATSLQTGADVLQVKAKVLEIAPLASKDDSKGRPTMMKVYSEGMGTMTLELTLVDSVSGDVLAIITDRRDLGRIWEENNRVTNNVQIRLAFNQWLRNLRTELDRLAAK, from the coding sequence ATGAAACGTTTAATGAAAAATCTCAGTGTCAAACTGGTGCTAATTGCACTGGCTACTGGTGTGATTGGTGGTTGTTCAATGACTAAGCCCCATGAAAAAGACGCGGCGCTGAAAGCAGATCAAGCGGGGTTGAGTGCGGTGGAAGACAGCCGTTTTGATGGCACCTTTGTTGCGCCCAATGCGCAATTTGCGCAATACAGTAAATTATTGGTCGAGCAGTTGGATTTGAGTGAGGTCAAAATCCGCAAGCAGTCCACGGACAAGATTAACGACACGCCGTGGGAGCTGAGCGATGCCGATCGCCGCTATTATCAGGAGCGTTATACCGAGGCGTTAATGACGAACCTGATTGTCGATGGCCGTTTTGCGACATCCTTACAGACGGGCGCGGATGTATTGCAAGTAAAAGCAAAAGTGCTGGAGATTGCGCCATTGGCGAGTAAAGACGACTCCAAAGGTCGCCCGACGATGATGAAAGTGTACAGCGAAGGCATGGGGACTATGACGTTGGAGCTGACACTGGTGGATTCAGTGTCAGGCGATGTGCTGGCGATTATTACTGATCGTCGCGATTTGGGACGTATTTGGGAGGAGAACAATCGCGTGACTAATAATGTTCAGATCCGTCTGGCGTTTAACCAATGGCTGCGCAATTTGCGCACTGAGTTGGATCGTCTGGCTGCTAAATAA